From one Nitrospirota bacterium genomic stretch:
- a CDS encoding DUF1841 family protein, with the protein MSAFDKENQHKFIRIAKQLKNGIPPDEGEEGMIADILSQHPEFEQVWELGEMSATPQEINGQIVNPFVHTALHLAMEKQIEKNDPMEVVEAINNLLKGGKERHEIIHQIGGVYANIYFATFRRGQMFEEISYIEIVREMTRGEQ; encoded by the coding sequence ATGAGCGCCTTTGACAAAGAAAACCAACACAAATTTATCAGAATTGCAAAACAGTTAAAGAACGGTATTCCTCCGGACGAAGGCGAAGAAGGGATGATTGCCGATATCCTCTCTCAACATCCGGAATTTGAACAAGTTTGGGAACTTGGAGAAATGTCCGCGACACCGCAGGAGATCAATGGCCAAATCGTTAATCCTTTTGTTCATACCGCCCTCCACCTGGCCATGGAAAAGCAAATTGAAAAGAATGACCCCATGGAGGTCGTCGAAGCCATTAATAACCTGTTAAAAGGGGGAAAGGAAAGGCATGAAATCATTCATCAGATCGGAGGGGTTTACGCAAACATTTATTTTGCGACCTTTAGAAGGGGTCAGATGTTTGAAGAGATCAGTTATATCGAAATCGTCAGAGAAATGACCCGCGGCGAACAATAG
- a CDS encoding zinc ribbon domain-containing protein, whose amino-acid sequence MILHCPKCDTPNLNQSSFCEKCLAEFPSYQWEKHLFCPECHYENPAKYEFCDRCHEPLRPGQSE is encoded by the coding sequence ATGATTCTTCATTGTCCAAAATGCGACACTCCGAATCTGAATCAATCGAGTTTTTGTGAAAAGTGTTTGGCCGAGTTTCCATCTTATCAATGGGAAAAACATTTATTTTGCCCGGAATGTCACTATGAAAACCCGGCAAAATATGAGTTTTGTGACCGGTGCCATGAGCCCCTACGGCCCGGTCAATCTGAATAA
- a CDS encoding radical SAM protein produces the protein MKQNPNLSKAFSDHRRSYDRNRHVYPVISRRSKGLSIGINLNPDKVCNFDCVYCQVDRRAPGHPPLVEIPLILHELKEILESVMSGQFYLDPRFKDIPRDQLILRDIAFSGDGEPSTFPLFLELTQGVISLKNELGLFELKVVVITNASGLGRLEVQKALDLLDNHHGEIWAKLDAGTEAYFHKICRTPLGFQKILNNIQFAAQKRPIVIQSCFMKIDGKGPSEDELEAYAEQFRRILENHGKLKLIQIYTVARVPAEPYVTPLEDHELDEIVERIRLKINVPLEAFYHA, from the coding sequence GTGAAGCAAAATCCTAACCTTTCTAAAGCCTTTTCCGACCATCGTCGCAGTTACGATCGTAACCGGCATGTTTATCCGGTTATTTCAAGGCGGTCAAAAGGGCTGTCGATAGGGATTAATCTTAACCCCGACAAGGTCTGTAACTTCGATTGTGTTTACTGCCAGGTTGACCGACGGGCTCCAGGTCATCCACCCCTGGTCGAAATTCCTCTCATCCTCCATGAGCTTAAGGAAATCCTTGAATCGGTCATGTCGGGTCAATTTTACCTGGACCCCCGGTTTAAGGATATTCCGCGTGATCAGCTTATTTTAAGGGATATTGCTTTTTCCGGAGACGGAGAACCTTCCACCTTTCCGCTATTTTTAGAGTTAACCCAGGGAGTGATTTCGCTGAAAAATGAATTAGGTCTTTTCGAACTCAAGGTCGTCGTGATTACCAATGCTTCAGGTCTGGGCCGTCTGGAGGTTCAAAAAGCCCTTGACTTATTGGATAATCATCACGGGGAAATTTGGGCCAAACTTGACGCAGGGACGGAGGCTTACTTTCATAAAATTTGCCGGACACCGTTAGGTTTTCAAAAAATCTTGAATAATATTCAGTTTGCCGCCCAAAAAAGACCTATTGTGATTCAATCCTGTTTTATGAAAATCGATGGGAAAGGACCATCAGAAGATGAATTAGAGGCTTACGCAGAACAATTCCGGCGAATTTTGGAGAACCATGGCAAGTTAAAGCTGATCCAGATCTACACCGTTGCGCGAGTTCCTGCCGAACCCTATGTCACCCCCCTGGAGGACCATGAGCTTGATGAAATTGTCGAACGAATAAGATTAAAAATAAATGTGCCGTTGGAAGCTTTTTACCACGCTTAA
- a CDS encoding 2-oxoacid:acceptor oxidoreductase family protein — MRKRYNIRMAGIGGQGVVTASHILSNAVIVSGGESTLVPFFGSEKRMAPVESYVRISEDRIYEIGEIIFPNALMIFHSQVITHGKSYTMPFYSGLKQGGIVLINNDTPLPLIEDEERELKEKEAKVYYLPATKIASEVAGTELATNMAMCGAMAGIMGMPDLVSLEQSVKDRFLGKGFVVSGGTASLDNVIEKKFAKKALLIQKNMDAITFAHHYAIEQGWQVAKPAKQKVTA, encoded by the coding sequence ATGAGGAAACGATATAATATTCGTATGGCTGGAATTGGCGGGCAGGGTGTGGTGACCGCTTCTCACATTCTCAGCAATGCGGTCATTGTCAGTGGCGGAGAAAGCACGCTTGTTCCGTTTTTCGGGTCTGAAAAACGGATGGCTCCGGTTGAAAGTTATGTGCGGATTTCCGAGGATCGTATTTATGAAATTGGAGAAATCATTTTTCCGAACGCTTTAATGATCTTCCACTCTCAGGTGATCACCCATGGAAAGTCTTACACGATGCCTTTTTATTCAGGCCTTAAACAGGGCGGAATCGTTCTCATTAACAACGATACGCCTCTTCCGCTTATTGAGGATGAAGAAAGAGAATTAAAGGAAAAAGAGGCCAAGGTATATTATCTGCCGGCCACCAAGATTGCCAGTGAAGTCGCGGGAACAGAATTAGCGACCAACATGGCGATGTGCGGCGCCATGGCAGGAATTATGGGAATGCCTGATCTTGTGTCCCTTGAGCAATCTGTCAAGGACAGGTTTTTGGGTAAAGGATTTGTGGTTTCCGGCGGGACCGCATCGTTAGATAACGTGATTGAAAAAAAGTTCGCCAAAAAAGCCCTGCTGATTCAAAAAAATATGGATGCGATTACCTTTGCTCATCATTATGCGATTGAGCAGGGGTGGCAGGTGGCTAAACCCGCGAAACAAAAGGTTACCGCCTAG
- a CDS encoding MFS transporter — translation MKKSPLVIIFVTVFIDLLGFGIVIPVLPFYAEKYGATGLTVGLLMSSYSFMQLIFSPIWGRISDLKGRRPIILMSLVGSSISYLIFGLADSLAVLFISRFFAGIFAANISTSQAYISDSTTAANRAKGMGLIGAAFGLGFVLGPLFGGYFSHFGYRIPAFLASAICGINFFFALFSLPETLKPEMIGEKRSLSLESIKKTFSFPLLGILVFLMFIITFSFSTLEATFALFAEQKYHFSSVETGYVFGFIGILMAIMQGGLIGHLVKKFGEKRLVVAGTFMMILGLILIPFAPNLYYLLVVLVVLSFGLGINNPSITSLISQHTDPHFVGATMGVSQAMGSLARILGPMSGGFVYDRYGIDTPYIFAGLTMGLAFIMAIVFLIKSQRSKAVVQPK, via the coding sequence TTGAAAAAATCTCCACTCGTTATTATTTTCGTTACTGTTTTTATTGATCTCCTCGGATTCGGGATTGTCATCCCCGTATTACCCTTTTATGCCGAAAAATATGGCGCGACCGGGCTAACGGTAGGCCTTTTAATGTCTTCCTATTCTTTCATGCAGTTAATTTTTTCGCCCATCTGGGGGCGCATTTCAGATCTGAAAGGGAGAAGACCGATTATTCTAATGAGCCTGGTTGGATCCTCCATTTCCTATCTTATTTTTGGTCTTGCCGATTCTCTCGCGGTTTTATTTATATCGAGGTTTTTTGCGGGAATTTTTGCGGCCAATATATCGACCAGCCAGGCTTATATTTCCGATTCGACGACGGCGGCAAACCGGGCGAAAGGGATGGGTCTTATCGGAGCGGCATTTGGTCTGGGATTTGTTCTAGGACCGCTGTTTGGAGGGTATTTCAGTCACTTTGGTTACCGAATTCCGGCGTTTTTAGCATCGGCTATTTGCGGCATCAACTTCTTTTTTGCTCTTTTTAGCCTGCCGGAAACCCTTAAACCCGAAATGATTGGAGAGAAAAGGAGTCTTAGTCTCGAGAGTATTAAAAAGACTTTTTCATTTCCTCTTTTAGGCATTCTTGTTTTCTTAATGTTTATCATCACCTTTTCCTTTTCGACCCTGGAAGCTACTTTTGCCCTTTTCGCGGAACAAAAATATCATTTCAGCTCGGTCGAAACGGGATATGTTTTTGGCTTCATTGGAATTTTAATGGCGATTATGCAAGGGGGGCTAATCGGTCATCTGGTTAAAAAATTTGGCGAGAAAAGGTTGGTGGTCGCCGGAACTTTTATGATGATTTTAGGGCTTATCTTGATCCCTTTCGCGCCCAACCTTTATTATCTTCTTGTTGTACTGGTTGTTCTTTCATTTGGTCTGGGAATCAACAATCCTTCAATTACGAGCTTGATTTCACAACATACGGATCCTCATTTTGTGGGAGCGACAATGGGCGTTTCGCAAGCGATGGGAAGTCTGGCCCGAATATTGGGTCCAATGTCTGGCGGATTTGTTTATGACCGATACGGAATCGACACCCCCTATATTTTCGCGGGGCTGACTATGGGTCTGGCCTTTATCATGGCCATCGTCTTTTTAATCAAAAGCCAGAGAAGCAAAGCGGTTGTCCAACCCAAATAA
- a CDS encoding ferredoxin oxidoreductase: MFFEAPRERVFITGSEAAKEAIRRSNVDIAISYPITPQSETMQQVGYLYAEGYLKDYYRGEEEYGVMSAISGASRSGVRALTATAGPGLLRGLEVIASWPGGRMPLVLLVMCRVVNAPLAIQPDNVELSYLLNTGVLLFHAENQQDFFDYTMKAFMITEKVDVNIPVVVAVDGFFVTHARGYVELPPKDIKLPPRDPYRAATPCMDNENPPARISRDAPIQKSNFISYHMHASWQQEVFAAHERSRRYINQYMGSAVEVVNPGSDIMIVASGSAVSQSREAVRQAEEDHGVKIGLVKIKSIRPYPRLELIEACKHAKRIIVPEFNYVGWHTKEVRNTLYGHTHAEIADGPRVFGGMSMPTEMILDYIFPQAGGKRF, translated from the coding sequence ATGTTCTTTGAAGCTCCCCGGGAAAGGGTTTTTATCACCGGCAGCGAGGCAGCCAAAGAGGCGATTCGCCGTTCTAATGTGGATATTGCCATTTCTTACCCGATTACGCCTCAGAGCGAAACGATGCAACAGGTGGGATATCTTTATGCGGAAGGTTATTTAAAGGATTATTATAGAGGTGAAGAAGAATACGGTGTCATGTCGGCGATTTCCGGGGCATCCCGTTCCGGTGTGCGTGCGCTGACGGCGACAGCCGGACCTGGCCTTTTAAGGGGCCTTGAAGTGATCGCCTCATGGCCCGGAGGACGCATGCCTCTGGTTCTTCTCGTGATGTGTCGCGTGGTGAATGCGCCGCTTGCCATTCAGCCGGACAACGTTGAACTGTCCTATCTTTTAAATACCGGAGTTCTTCTTTTCCACGCCGAAAATCAGCAAGACTTTTTCGACTATACCATGAAAGCGTTTATGATTACAGAAAAAGTCGATGTCAATATTCCTGTTGTCGTCGCGGTCGATGGATTCTTTGTGACCCATGCCCGCGGATATGTTGAATTACCTCCTAAAGATATCAAGCTTCCTCCGAGAGATCCTTATCGTGCCGCGACACCTTGTATGGACAACGAAAATCCTCCGGCCCGTATCTCCAGAGATGCGCCGATTCAAAAATCAAATTTTATCAGTTACCATATGCACGCTTCCTGGCAGCAGGAAGTTTTTGCCGCTCATGAAAGGTCCCGCCGGTATATTAACCAATATATGGGAAGCGCAGTTGAAGTCGTTAATCCCGGCTCCGATATTATGATTGTCGCTTCCGGAAGCGCCGTTTCCCAGTCCAGGGAGGCCGTTCGGCAGGCTGAAGAAGATCATGGCGTGAAGATCGGTCTTGTGAAAATAAAATCGATCCGGCCATATCCGAGACTTGAATTAATTGAAGCTTGCAAGCATGCCAAAAGAATTATTGTTCCGGAGTTTAATTATGTCGGATGGCATACCAAAGAAGTGCGAAATACCTTATACGGGCATACTCACGCGGAAATTGCCGATGGTCCCCGTGTTTTTGGTGGAATGTCGATGCCCACAGAGATGATTTTGGATTATATTTTCCCTCAGGCCGGCGGTAAACGCTTTTAG
- a CDS encoding pyruvate ferredoxin oxidoreductase produces MYVVADINVSICSETSCRLCTQYCPEANTILYDSARKTAYVAVDRCKGCEICVGICDTLAKHHAIKMVPVDQVASPFEMSKEGFIPR; encoded by the coding sequence ATGTACGTTGTAGCTGATATCAATGTATCCATTTGTTCAGAAACAAGTTGCCGCCTTTGCACGCAATATTGTCCGGAAGCCAATACAATTTTATATGATAGCGCCCGTAAAACGGCCTATGTCGCAGTTGACCGTTGCAAGGGGTGTGAAATTTGCGTAGGAATTTGTGATACTCTGGCCAAACACCATGCCATCAAAATGGTTCCCGTGGACCAGGTTGCCAGTCCTTTTGAAATGTCAAAAGAGGGATTCATCCCGCGGTAA
- a CDS encoding ferredoxin oxidoreductase, producing the protein MSLDTVKIADGFSHYMPKEYVDLVERGPYGRQVKVSEMGSFKELLEEHPMCAGCAMTLFIRLTMVGLPNPEHTIIIGTAGCGRLALSQANIPFVYGNYGDTNAVASGLKRGLSIRHENQPKDVVVMAGDGGLVDIGFSALMHSWFRKEKFTTIMLDNEVYGNTGGQESGMTTKGMVLKMAPFGKKFEKMDVIGLAKTAGLPYIVRLAPTNPTRIASVIRKAVLIAREIGPTYVQAYTSCNIEYAIPTPKVMDDARAVEKDRYGFMEIISDEAKEYLARVEKENKKTAAAS; encoded by the coding sequence ATGTCATTAGATACCGTTAAAATAGCAGATGGTTTTTCCCATTATATGCCAAAAGAATATGTGGACCTGGTTGAAAGAGGCCCTTATGGCCGTCAGGTAAAAGTTTCCGAAATGGGAAGCTTTAAAGAGCTTTTAGAGGAACATCCGATGTGCGCGGGATGTGCCATGACCCTCTTTATCCGGTTGACCATGGTGGGGCTCCCCAATCCGGAACATACGATTATCATCGGGACTGCCGGCTGCGGACGTTTGGCTCTTTCTCAGGCTAATATTCCTTTCGTTTACGGAAACTATGGCGACACCAATGCGGTGGCCTCCGGTTTAAAAAGGGGTCTGTCGATTCGCCATGAAAATCAGCCAAAAGATGTCGTTGTCATGGCGGGCGACGGCGGCCTGGTCGACATCGGCTTTAGCGCCCTGATGCATTCCTGGTTTAGAAAAGAAAAATTTACAACGATCATGTTGGATAACGAGGTTTATGGAAACACCGGCGGCCAGGAAAGCGGCATGACCACCAAAGGGATGGTCCTTAAGATGGCTCCCTTTGGTAAAAAGTTTGAAAAAATGGATGTTATTGGCCTTGCCAAAACCGCCGGACTTCCTTACATCGTGCGGCTGGCTCCAACCAACCCAACCCGCATCGCCAGCGTGATTCGGAAGGCTGTTTTAATTGCCAGGGAGATCGGGCCGACCTATGTTCAGGCTTACACCTCCTGCAACATTGAATATGCGATTCCGACACCCAAGGTCATGGACGATGCGCGAGCAGTTGAAAAAGATCGTTATGGATTTATGGAAATTATTTCCGATGAGGCGAAAGAATATTTAGCGCGCGTCGAAAAGGAAAATAAAAAAACGGCGGCCGCTTCCTGA